The segment ATCATTGATCTCTTTCAGTGTTAAAGTGCCAGAATTGTCCTTGTCTGCCATCTTGAATACCATTGAAATATCGTCCTTAAAGTATAGAAACAGATAAGTCAGAGAGATTTGCTGTTGAAAAATACATATGAGCTACAGAATGGTAGATCTCATACATATGAATTATCGAGCAATAAACCTATTGATATATGCATTCACGATTTACAGTATATCAGTATAAGCTTGTGCAGTGATGTAAATGACATGACTGTTGACCTTTACAAGCTGTCAAGTTGGAAAGCAAGAACAATAGGCTTTATCTGTAAATAGGGATTAAAGGCTCTACACATACCATTATTTTTCTTTGACTCACTGTAGCACAGTCACCAATTGCATAGACACCTTCACACTCACGAACTCTTAACCACTCATTAGTTGCCAAGGCACGTCGATTAGTCTGTTCAAGGAGAGAATATTTTGATATATTAACAAAACATTGGAGTTGTACTATTGCTGAGTAAGTCATAAATGGGTTAGCTGGTAATGAGAGATTCAACAACCTGCCCAATTTGTTGCATGAAGTCCATGATGACAGGACGAGTACCAATGCCAGCAGACCAAACAGCCATTCCATAAGGCACTGATACCTCCTTGCCAGCTGATTTGCTCTTCATTGTAATCGAATCATCAGACACCTTTATCACTCTGAAGCCTGTGCACACTTCGATGCCATCCCTCTGGAACTTCTGTTCAGCAAATGCAGCTATTCTTTCATCAAACCTATATAACAGAAAATAGACATTCATATCATGGTAAACGTTACAGTCTGctgaggctaaatcaagtaaaGATTTTGAACACAGCTACAGTGTTCATGTTTTCATCCAATTTGAAATGCTTTTCCatgtaaaaaggaaaaaaaacaccCAACTGCAACTGTAATACAGATACACTAAGCTAACCTGGAGGTTCTCTTATCCAAAGTACACAGGACTATTACAGCAACATGAAAGATAAAGATGGCTATTACTGCAACAAGACTATCTAAGAAGTCCATAGAACCTTACATATTCAATATATGCTCTCCCGATTGAATAATTGTTATcttcacaaagtcttgaatggCAGGGTATAGTTTCACCAAATCTTCGACAAGAAAATCATGCATCTCTGCTGCAAATTCAACTCCAGTAGGTCCACCACCAATAACTACAAAATGTAGAATTTTCCTTTTCTCCTCGGCGCTAATATTTGGAAGTGATGCTTTTTCAAAACAATCTATCACACATCTCCGTATCTTCTGAGCATCCTCTACTTCCTGACTTTCACGATGTGAAGCCATATCATGATAGAGGAAGACagaaaatattacatgatgcaGTTAGTAGCTTCATGAATGTAAATCTTCAAAGAATGACCATAAGGATACTGAAGATTTATACTGCATTAAGGGCAAAATCACACAACAGGGTCATTCAGAGAATGTAATGACATTAAGCAAGTGCTCCATGGGAATGTTAACGTGTGAACAAGAAAACCTAGGTCACATATGCTTAGCATTAGTAGCTGCAAGCTATATATGCATTCCAAATGGGTGTGCACGACATCATGCCAAATGGTTCAGTGTAAACTGCCATTTGACTCTCTTTCATGGTTACAATTTGACAGGCTCTTTCATACAATGAAATGAAATCTATGTGTCAATGTAAGATTTTATCGTTGCAGGTTTTGTTAGTCATAAAAGTGTCATTTCACAAAGGATTAGACAATTATTATATCAAAATCAAAAGTGTCTTCATGATGTTATAAAAGATCAATCAGAATAACTAAAGCTTATAATTGATATACGGATCGTAACAGAATATGTAAGGAATTTTACCTTCAAAAAGCAGCAGTGCTCCAGCACTCCAGGAGTGTTAAATGTACTTACAGTAGCTCCAAGAGCAACAACTAAGTAATCATAATCTAACATAAAATCACCGTTCCCATCAAGATTAGTTCCAACAGCAGAACGGCAATGTACAGTTTTTTTATTTGCGTCAATCTTGAAACACTCTGCTTCACAAAATGTGACATCCttgtttttctaaaaaaaaaaagacaagaaGAACAACAAATAGTCAGTGTCACAACTAACAAAGTGAATGAACACTACCGAGGCATCCAAGGTAAACACTCCCAGTAAACAAGAAATGAAGCTTTTGGCATTTTGATGTCAATGTATGCCACTTTGACAAATGACAACCAGATTTTATCATCACATATTAGGGACACTGAACAAGTCAAAAAAGTGCAAGATTGTGATTTACACATTATAAATTATACCTATGATCAGATTATGCTGATTGCATGCGTTCTAAGGCCCCACTTGTTTTGGATGTTGGGAGTATCACAGATCAACAGTTAACCAACACAGGGCAAGACCCAAGAGATACTGGGTAAGGAGGGCTGCATCCCAAAGGGTTCATTCGTAGTAggagaatttatagaaaaacacCACACCCGATTTCTTTCAGAACACAATAGCACAGAATCAATTGGCAAATAAGTACCTTCTCAAACATCCTCCGCACAGGTTCAATAATGCTGCGCGGCTCGACAGTCCCACACGTGACACTCGGAAGCAGAGGCGTGAATGCGAAGTAGTTCCGGGGCGAGATGACCTTCACTTCATACTGGGAGCAGTCGAGGTTCTTCAGGAATGACGTCCCAGCCCAGCCAGTCCCAAGAACCAGCAGCTTCTTCTTGGGAGCACCCTGAGATGGCTCCGGAGCACTCTCTGCAGCGGAATCCGCGTAAGCCACAAGGCCGCCGCCACTGCAAAGCGGCAGCGAATCATTTAGCTTGCAAATGCAGCCCAAATACGACCCCGACACTAGGTTCAGATTCCAGACTAATCAAAGTGAAATTTTCGGAGCAAACCGAAGGAGTGGATTATGGATTAATAAAAGGGTGGCCTTTCCCTTTCCAAAAGTACAGTATACGTATGGCCAAAGGCCAAGAACATGATATTCGCAGTTGACCACGATTGTCGAATAGGAAAACAACACAAAGGGATGGGAAAAAAACGGGTAAACAGGAAAACGAACAGTAAATCACGCGACAAAACCAATAAAAAAGAAGACGAAGAAGGAGAAGAGCAAAATCGGGCAGATTTCTGGTGGAAAGCGTCGGAGGAAGAACCCGCACCTGGCCGCCGCGAACAGAAGTGCTGCGGTGGAGACGCCGGGGCGCGCGATCCCGTCCAGCAATCGAGCACCGGCTCGGTAGGTGAAGAAGGAGAATCCCATCCTTTGCTCGCCTTCAGAGTTTAGACCTTACTGAGTCCCGAAGAACCCCCAATACCGAACGATGAGCGATCCGCTGAGACCGGAGAACGCAAGGAGAGCGATGGAAGAGCCTAGCCTACCAGCTCAGTCCTAGTAGTAGCTCCCTTGGTCGCCGCACATTGGCTAGCGGCTGCGGATGTGTCGCAGCAACAGGGACGGATCCCAGGGACGGCAGGTCGGCAGCTCCCTCTGACCTGTCCCAAGTACGGAGTACTAcgtgtaaaataaaaataaaatcgcCCCAAATTTGAGGTGAAGCCGGAATGGAAAATAAAAAGTTCCAGATCTCATCCACATCAAAGACTTTGCAGCCGTGTTAAGAATTGAGAGACTGACACGTGTCACACCATCGCCGAAATTATACACCGGCTGATCTGCGTTAGTTCCCCCGTCGCCCTCTGATGAGTCATGGCCGTTCCTGCATTTCTTTACGATGACCTGATGACCAGAGCAGTAATAAATGGCTAAATAATTGACTTGACCTGACCAGCATGTGACACGTCCACATGGCCTatcgcttcttctttctttttcctattctttctcttttttatcTTTTCGTGTTTAgaaacatgccatatgcttcaGTCAGGGGGCTTCTCAGCCTCCCAGCCCCCACGCTGCTTTTTCCTGATTCCTGCCGTCCTGCGTGAGTAAACTGCTTCAGCTAACTCCTGCTGCATGAGGAAACAGTAATGATCAAACAGTAATCTGAATTTACAGGCATTGATGGAACTTTAAAGGCAGTGCTACTGCACAGTCGGCATCTCACATTCAGATTCAGGAATGATCAAACAGTAACCTGAATTTACAATATAATCTATGTAGAGATGGACATATGAGCAACCGCAGTGCAAAGCATAGAGCCAAACAAGCAGATACGGAGAAAACACTCTTGTGTATGTTAAACTTGCCGCTCTGCAGGTACATTCAGCCAGCCAGACTTTCTGCAGGTTGATCAGCAAGACACATGATCTTGTAGTTCTGAATATGACTTGAATTATATTGCGTTAGGTGTAGCTTCATATagtctcgcaaaaaaaaaaggtgtaGGTTCATATAATCTTCATGCCAAAAACAAGTTAACTCATAAAAGCAGTAAGAAAGATAGCAAATAATGACAAAGTAAAGGCTTCGTACTGCGTGTCTAGTAAGGAATCGACGCACAAAATAGTGATTAAACTGTCAGACTTTTCCTTTATCGTAATGGAATGTATGAATTTTGCTGTAAACATTCTATTTCCTGCAGCAGCAGAAGAATTTCTAACTGAGAGCCCCCTTGCAGTAATTTTACAAGaacttcaatccatgtgttaCACTGAACTCTGGTCAACAAGGtaataaattttttttttcactcaCTCAGGTAGTCAGGAGCGGAAACAGATCAAGCTACCTGATGATAATTAATAAGAACAAAATGCCTAGAGAATACAACTCCCtcatcattcattcattcatggcCTGCATAGTTGCATGTTTCCCAATTCATAAATTAATGACCCAATTCATAGTATGTCAAACAAATACTATACCTACTGCAGCAAATACAGTGGCTTGCATAGTTGCATGTTTCCCAATTCATAAATTAGTGACCGAAGTGGCAAAATGACAGTGCCAAATTGAGAAACCATACTTTCAACAGCCAACAATATCTATATAAACTTGGAGTGACAAACCACAAGCCAAGTCCTTAATTGCAATCTAGTACAATTTAACTGATGGCAAACTAAAAAAAACATCACAATGCACTGACTGGTTTGCATCAGGATCAGTATCCGAGCATCTGGTGAAGTTTTTTCAGAATTCAGTACTGTCTCTATAAAAAGCAATGTAGCCCTCCTCAACAGTAACCTTACTAGCCGCATCTCAAAGTAGTGGCACTTAATTTTCACCAGATTCCCAATATATAAGGTTATTTAAGCGATTACTCTGTCATATCTTCCTGAGATTGGTCATCCTCTGGCACATTTTCATCACAAGGATCTTGCCCATAGACATCACCGTAGCATAGCCCTTTCTTAAGCATATTTGGTTGAGTGTTTGGTTGagagtgttaaagtttaataggtactgtagtattttcgtcttatttgacaaatcgtgtctaatcatagactaattatgcttaaaagattcatttcgtaAATTAATCTCtacctgtgtttttagtttcataaataatctatatttagtactctatgcatgtgtataAACATTCGATGCGACAACTGATAAACTTTACCTACGCCAACCAAACGGCTCTTTCATCTagctcctcttcttcttcatctatatCATCTTCCTTGTATAGCTCTCCATCTGGTTCATCTTCCTCTCCAACCTGCCGAATCGCGCCCTCCGCTCGCCGGGCCGATATCATATCAAGCCCATCATATATGTATTGGCCCATTGAGGATACCGTCCAGGTCCAGGAGTACGATGAGTCAATGACCCTTCCTTTCAATTAGCCCGCAGGCGTCGAGGCGATAACGCACAGCGGCGGGCGGCGTGAACCTTGCGGGCGGCGGCGTGCTCCACCACCTGCCGGGGGTATAGCGGCGGCGAGTCAGCAAGTGAGTTTCTCCTATTTCCTCCTCTTCCCTCCTGTGGCCGTAGTCCCTTCATGTCCCCCTCTTCCATGCCCCATAGTCAAATTAATTCAGACTCTTTGCTTGATTTTTTCCGGCTAATAAGGAACTAAGTAGTTCTAGTGCAGGTTCTGCGAGAGCTTTCGTTAGTATGTATGTATTGGGCTGCCGGATGGGTCTGGGAGTCGTTAGTATGTATGTATTGGTGATCTACTGTTCTCCTCCGAGCTCTCCTCAAGTCTGAAGCATCGAGTCTAAGATGATTTACTTGAACAATTTTATCCTTCCTCAGTTTGATAAGTTCGACTTCAGTACTCTTACGCTCTTATTTGGATTTTGAGATTTGGATGGAGATGCTTGGCAGGCTTCGTTGATAGAGTGCTAGCAATATGCAAACTTCAAGTAGATCAGTACAATTGCAAGAACGCAAAGGAAATTTCAATATCCCTGCCATGCTGCCACTGCTTTTAGAATTCTAATATGCCTTGGTGCCTTACTATTTATTTGTTAAAAATAACTAAAACGTATATGTGTATTGGGTTTTGTAGAAAAGTGTCTTATCCACCCATCTGAATTTGCTCAATTAGATGTACGTATCTGTATCCGTAAGCATGCTGCATAGCCAGTAGATTGCGCTATGAATTTCTTTTTTATGTAGCTTACTTATTGCAAGTTGGCATATCCCAAAACCAACCTACCTTTCTCTTTGAACTTGGATGCTCTTTAGTCCATTATATTGCAATTCAAGGGCAAAAGTGATCCTGCATTGCAGCACAAGGACCTCCTCCAAACTAACCCACACAAACACTGATAGCTGAAATAGAAATTAAATGTGATCCGATATCCGTGGTTCCAGGCCTTTAATGCACACAATTACCATCTCCTGGTCTTTTTTTTCAAAGAATCATTTTCTGGTTAGATGGTGTCATTATACACTTGCCAGCGGAAAATCTTCATATTTTTTCTCAGGGAACCTTGATCCTTCAGGCCTTGTTTGTTTCATCCCCAAATCAAGGGGGCTAGAGGAGATTCAGGGGGATTTTGACTTGTAGGGAATTAAACTATCCGCAATCCCCTCCAAATGATAAGTAGAAAAGAGAATGGATTGAGTAGCTCAAAGTTGTCGCTCTGATAAACAAAATGTACATTTAAGTTAACTGCACGGATACTCCTATAATACGTAAACTTTTTCCAAACTAATGCTAACGACACACATAATCATATCTTTGTCTAATCAAGCTAGCTGCGCAATTTGATAATTTCATCATAGAGGCAGTCTTGCTCTGTTACTCATAAACTGTTACACATGATAAACATTGTCAttgtcgcaaaaaaaaaaaagataaacctTGTCGTATATGTTATCAATCATCTGAAAGTAAGCATCCCTGAATTTTTCCTTGAACATCATGGTGCAAAACACCATCCAAAGACCCATCACAAATCCCAAGCTCATACTTATGTAAAAAGATGATCTATCACGTGCGGTACCTTCATCTTCCTCATAACTATTTTTGCCTCTTTCATTCGTGGAGCAATTGTTGACAAGGGGAGGCCCACAAAGTCCAGGATTACCTATGTACATGTACTGATTATTGAGTGTTTGCAGCTGTTTTCCTGAGGGGATCTGTCCCGATAAATTATTGTAGGACAGGTTCAACCAACTTAAAAAAGTGAGATCTGATAAACTTGAGGGGATTTCACCACTCAAACCATTGTAAGATATGTCGAGAGATTCTAATTCCCTTAAACCACCGATGCCATCTGGAATTGGTCCACTCAATTGGTTACCAGATAGATTCAAACTTTGTAGTCCCTTGAGTAAGGATAATTCTTTTGGGATCTGCCCAATGAAACTGTTGCAGGACAGGTCAACTAGAGTTACTGCTGAACCCTTGAATTTCAAGGTATAGTGAAGCTCTTGATGTTTTGTAAACATTGATATGCTCTCCGGAAAATAATTAAGTCCACCTGGAATAGCCATGGTTTTCAAGTCCACCAGAGATGAAGGTATGTTTCCCGATATGCTGTTGTGTGCTAAATCCAAATAATGAAgatactctagcttcatcaactCCTTAGGAAGATGACCACAGAACATATTCGATCTTAGAATGAACACTCCTAGTAGTGGCAGTTTCTCACCTATCCATGCTGGCACACTTCCAGATAATTTGTTAAATGACACATCTAGAAAGACTAATCGTGTAGCACTCCAAAGGTTATCAAGGAGCTCCCCAGACAAATGGTTATTCTTCAAGTCCAATACTTCCAACATAGAACCGAAGTGATTGAAAGAATAAGGATCAGATGCTGATGAGCCATTCTTCAAACATTGTGGAAAACCTCCTGTTAGTTCATTATTTGATAGATCCAATTCTTTCAAGCTATACAGTTCACAAAAGTATGCTGGGATGTTGCCGGTGATATAGTTGTCAGAAAGATACAATCTCTCCAGTTGAGGTCCTGTGACATATACTGGCAGCGTCCCTGACAAAGAATTGTTCGAGATATCCAATACTGATGCTGATTCTATTTCTAATTTTGCTGGTAAAGCCCCACTTATTTGATTGTTTGACAGGAACAAGCTGATGGCATTACGGAAAACAACCCAGAACCAGTCAGGCAAACGATCAATTATGTTCGTGTTTGAAATATCGAGGTGAACTATCTCTGGAGCCTGTCTCAGCCATGCAGGAAATTGAGGCCCCAAGTCACATGATCTGAAAAACCCAATTGTTAATAATTGGAATGGAGGAACCCAATCTTCCCCTAAACCCAATCTTAAAGAgttgtcttcaaggtccagagtaTCCAAGTTCACCAGGCCTGCAAAATGTTCTTCGGAGAGCAAGCCACTGAGCTTATTTGAGCCAAGGCCCAGGTAATTCAAGTTGCTAAGTGCTCCTATCCCAATAGGTACATGACCGACTAGCTCATTCACAGATAGATCCAGGGAAACGAGACTCGACAAATTTCCTATCCAAACGGGTATCTCTCCAGTCAAATTTGACCGGTAAAAGTTGAGCACACGTAGTTTATTCCATGAGCATTTTGGTAATCTTTCCATCAGTTTTTCTATGTCTCCATTTATATTGACCTCTTCAAAGTTCAATATCTGTAAATCACAGAGACTCGCCAAGTTTCTGGGTATGTTTCCTGACAATATATGGTTCTGGCTTAAGTCTATGACTTGGAGAGAGGACATATTGCCTAATGCATCAGGAATAGGCCCAGACCATTCAGAATTTGACAGATGAAGCTCCTTAAGGCTGGTGAGACCCCAGAACCAGTTGTGGTGGACTGAAAAGTTAAATGAGTTTCTTGACAGATCAAGGACCTCAATATGGGTGAGGTTGGAATGGGTCAGGGTTTTTTCAACTCCGCCGCTAAACCTGCAGTCTGACAATCGAACAACTCGAAGAGCAGGAAGCATGTTGAGCCACTGAACCCAGTCCCTTGCAGAACTGAGGTCTACTCCGCTCATATCAAGATTCCTTAGCAGAGAAAGATGATGCAACCACGAGAGATCTTGTGTGTTCAGATCGTTATTGCTAATGTCAAAACATCGCAACTCGGAGAGATTTCCAATACGAGAAGGAATTTCCCCATGGAAATTTGCGTTTGAGAAGTTAATATACCTCAAACTCCTTAAAGCCCCCATGAACAGCGGAATGCGTGCTTGCTTGAAGTCGTTGTAGCTGAGGTCCAAGTACCTTAGATGCTTCAGAGAAACAATTGAGGAGGGCATCTCACCTGCCAACAAGCTCAATCGAGAATCCTGATTCATGCCATGGGGGTGAGGGTTGCGCAGGTCGAGCTTGATGACATGACCAGTCCTATTGTCACACTGGATTCCCCTCCATTGGCAACAAGCTCGACCATGCCATGACGAAAGGCGACGGGAAGGATCTGACAGGCTTGCCTTGAAGGTGAGGAGTGCGGTCCACTCGTTTGTCATGCAGCTTCTGCCATCTGCTCTTTGCTCTTGCTCTCGCTCATGGGTGGAAGAAGTGGATTGTGCATATTGTAAGACCAGGAGGATGAACACTATTATAGCAGCTCCTTGGAACCGGCGATGAGCAgtcatcattttcttgttaataaAATTTGACAGACGTCTCTACAACCATAATCCTAGTATACATCTTAAATAGGTGTGGATGCAATGGCGAGTGAGCAACCTTCTAGATTATCGGGTCCTTGATTTTTATGTGTACTTGGAAATTTGAAATTGTTGAAATTGTTCGTGACAAGTCTCGGTCGCCCTTTTAATCGTAGCTTCGGTCGCCCATGTTGCAGTGGTTACCTAATTCATTTGATGGAGAGACTTGGCTAATCTATATGGACTATTTTGATAAGTGGAAATTGTTGCAGAAACTATGTACATATGACCACTTCCGCCCGCAATACTAGCGGTTGATCTGGTAGGGATCTTAGCAGCCGGAAATGTAGAACATGGTCATGTTCCATGTCCTGAGAACCTTTACGTTCTCGATTCAAGTTCTTGTTCCCGTTCTATGTTTTCTGTTCCTTTGTTGAAACATGCGATTGCAGAAAGCGATGCTTTGAAACACGCACGTCGCTAGGAAAAAGAGCAAATGAATCATAAGTCTTTGTCTATCTTTCCTCTTTCTTTTTATAGGAAAGGTGCGAgggaaaattttcataatttcttATAATAGGGTTtgtatttaaaaaatatttttaaagaaATCATTATCTCACAAAATTGCTGGTAAATGTATTTATTCTAGATATATGGATATTTATTATAGCCTTATAGCCTTATTGCTGCTAATTTGTTAAAAGATGTtagaaagaaaagaaatggaaaaaaaggaaaagagatTGTATGGGCTTTTAATTAGTGGCCCATCTACAAATCCATTCAATCCGCACAACCCAGACACCGCCGCATCATACCTCGCAGCGCCGACGCTCTGCTCGCGACGGAGGGGAAGTcccaggctcggcggcggcgtcagCGGCTTCCCCCTCCCGCCTCTCGCCAgtcgcctcgcgccctcgcctccgtcctccgcacaccggccggcgaccctgcgtacgcacctccctctcccctcccgcCAGCTGCCCAGGGTGGCCGGGCCTTGGCTCTGCTGGTGGAACTGGGAGCAGGGGCCAAGAAGCTGCAGGTGCTTTCATTAGTAGTATTTCCTGACCAAACCCATATGCCGTACACAGTTGCCAGCAAAAAATCTTCATATTTTGGTTCAGGGAACCTTGATCCTTCAGATTTGTTCCATGTGGTTTGGATTTTGTCAGTAAATTCTTCAGTTTAGTTTGTAAGACCTAGGTTTCATCATGCTTTCTTCTAGAGGCCCTGCACAATTTTGTAGTAATCCCATATGGTATTAAAATATGCAAGCATATGTATCAATCGGGCCAACCCTGATTATGATTACACTTTCTGATATTGGAGTCTTTTGTAGAAAGTTATTACTACGTGCTAGTAACAAAGTGGCTTTTCCACTTGTATTTGCGGGTACATGTATAGTCACTAACATACCTTTTTCATTTCTGTAGCAAATGTTTCTATTAGTAAACTTGATGTTTCTGATTTCTGAATATCAAGTTGTCTCACTTCATCAGTTTTTAACAGACCAGTTTTACTTTTCTGTTTGCATTCAGTAAAATATAGGTGATATTTTAAATAAAACATTCATGCATTTGGAGTTTCCCTCTCTTGATTCACAGCACTATTTCAAATACAGTTTTATGAATTCCTTTTTTTCCTTTAGCGTGTGTTCGTTTAGTTTCTTATTATGCTCAGCCTTTTATTTTTTACTATGAAGCAGGCTTTCTGGAATCACGTTTCTTGAGAACTGTCTGTTGCATGCCTAAACTAGGCTCTTGTTCATATTATGGATCAGCAACCTAAGATTGAGGTTGATTTTCTTGACCCAACATTACTCTTAGATGAGACACATTACCAGGAGGGATATAAAAATGGCTATAATGATGGTTTGGCATCTGGAAAGGAAGAGGGAAGGCAGGTTGGTTTAAAGATGGGTTTCCAAGTCGGTGAAGAACTGGGTTTCTTTCAGGGCTGTCTGGATGTGTGGACGTCCGCAATTCTCATTGATCAGAACGCCTTCTCAGCTCGGCTCAGGAAGAATATTGAGCAGCTAGCTGCACTGGTGAGCAGCTATCCGCTGTCTGATCCGGAGAATGAACAGATTCAAGACGTGATGGAGAAGATAAGGCTGAAATTCAGGGCCATCACTGCAAGCTTAGGCGTGAAGTTAGAGTATGAAGGTCACCCCACATCATCAAAGCAGGATGTTGAGGATCTGTGAGCGCGATGGACATTACATTTTAGTTTCTCTGTCTTTGCTTTCTTAAGCTCTCCAAATCTTGTCTTCAACTTATTGGGATCATGAGGAGCTACCCTGAGACAACAACGGTCAGATTCAGATCATAAATCACTTGTATAGTTTTAACGATGTCTTAAGTTTTGTCTTATTACCTGCTGCCTGAGGTCTCCATGTATTGCCCATGATCAGTCATTAGGGTTTCACCAGAGATCCACTAGTATACTTGTGTAATAATTCCCGTTTAGAACGCGAAAGCATTATTATGAATGGTATTCCTTATCATTTGTTTGAAGTACTCGTTGACTTATTGTATCCTACATGTTGGGAGCATATTTATCTCCTTGTAAAAACACACATCCCATATATTGCAAATCTGCATAGATCTACTTCTCGTAAGTATGTCCATCCCATTCCATCTCAAAGCGACAGTGTGTTCGCCTCTGCTTACTCACTGCATCTTAATTGTGTCCATCACTCTGCAAACTACACGTCTACACCTCATTCCAGGTCACAAGTGGATGATCCTCCTCTGATCACTTTACTGTCCTCTTTATATGGGTGGCTGACATGTGGGTCTAGTCCAAATCCCTGAAGCCACAGGACAGCGTAATTGAGAAATTCAGAGTAAAAGGACAGTAATTCTGAAATTCAGAGTAACCGGTTCCATTCTGATGGCTCTGCTCTCCTCCACATATATAAAGGTGCTTCCCCTGAAGCAAAGGGCCTGGCACGGGAGCAGCTACCTGGAGGCCTTCAAGCAAACAGGCCTAAAGCCCGTGAAGTCAGTTTGTGGCAAGTTCTGGCCTGCATTTAGGCCCATGTCTGCTTTTTAGGCATCATGTGTTGATCTCCTGTTGTCACCTGTTGACATATATTCACGTTAAAAATCACGCTACATTAGTTAAAAAATAGAGTTTTTTTAAATCACGTTAGAGTCATTTTTACCGCCACAAAATGTAAAACCAAGGTAACCAAACTCAGTGTGTAGTGAATGCACGTGCATGATTCGACCAATACATAAAATCCATTTAGCAGGGATTGGGCTCTAGCTTCTCAAGGAACCCTCCCAAAGGGATCGGCTCTTTGCAAGGAGCTCATAGTAGTcgaagccaaaaaaaaaatatggcTTCTCCTAGCTCTTCTCTGTAAACTTAACACGAATTATTACAAAATTATCATTGGAGTCATTTTTGCTAAACGTATTTGAAATGGCTCTAACTTCACTAGAGAAGCCGCTTCACATTAGGAACCAAAGCCGGAGCCTTCTTTTGAAAGGAGCTAGAGCCCTACCAAACGAGATCGGTTCCTCTCCAAGGGCTCCTTTTTTCGCTGAAAAATAATGGGGCCAAAGTTACGGCTTGCAATACATTAGTCATCAAATATTCCAATCACATGCATGCATCTATGAATTTGTGGATCCCATCCAATGTATGACTATTGCTACATGTCGTGGATCGTAATTCGTGCATGTGGCTAGCTAGGAGTATTCCTTGGTTGAATGTTGATCGACAACGACACAACAACTACCCTTGTTCGTTGGATCATGAAATCAAATTTATCACGCTTGCATGCATATGTGGATCGATGTGGCCGCACTGCTGCAGCA is part of the Sorghum bicolor cultivar BTx623 chromosome 10, Sorghum_bicolor_NCBIv3, whole genome shotgun sequence genome and harbors:
- the LOC8083311 gene encoding external alternative NAD(P)H-ubiquinone oxidoreductase B1, mitochondrial isoform X2, giving the protein MGFSFFTYRAGARLLDGIARPGVSTAALLFAAASGGGLVAYADSAAESAPEPSQGAPKKKLLVLGTGWAGTSFLKNLDCSQYEVKVISPRNYFAFTPLLPSVTCGTVEPRSIIEPVRRMFEKKNKDVTFCEAECFKIDANKKTVHCRSAVGTNLDGNGDFMLDYDYLVVALGATVSTFNTPGVLEHCCFLKEVEDAQKIRRCVIDCFEKASLPNISAEEKRKILHFVVIGGGPTGVEFAAEMHDFLVEDLVKLYPAIQDFVKITIIQSGEHILNMFDERIAAFAEQKFQRDGIEVCTGFRVIKVSDDSITMKSKSAGKEVSVPYGMAVWSAGIGTRPVIMDFMQQIGQTNRRALATNEWLRVRECEGVYAIGDCATVSQRKIMDDISMVFKMADKDNSGTLTLKEINDVLEDICIRYPQVELYMKSMHMLDIADLIKGAIGDSHKESMVVDIEEFKKALSHVDSQVKNAPATAQVAAQQGQYLAECFNKMEKCKEDPEGPLRMTGGSGRHFFRPFRKQVSWRTRVLVVSDWTRRFIFGRDSSRI
- the LOC8083311 gene encoding external alternative NAD(P)H-ubiquinone oxidoreductase B1, mitochondrial isoform X1, translating into MGFSFFTYRAGARLLDGIARPGVSTAALLFAAASGGGLVAYADSAAESAPEPSQGAPKKKLLVLGTGWAGTSFLKNLDCSQYEVKVISPRNYFAFTPLLPSVTCGTVEPRSIIEPVRRMFEKKNKDVTFCEAECFKIDANKKTVHCRSAVGTNLDGNGDFMLDYDYLVVALGATVSTFNTPGVLEHCCFLKEVEDAQKIRRCVIDCFEKASLPNISAEEKRKILHFVVIGGGPTGVEFAAEMHDFLVEDLVKLYPAIQDFVKITIIQSGEHILNMFDERIAAFAEQKFQRDGIEVCTGFRVIKVSDDSITMKSKSAGKEVSVPYGMAVWSAGIGTRPVIMDFMQQIGQTNRRALATNEWLRVRECEGVYAIGDCATVSQRKIMDDISMVFKMADKDNSGTLTLKEINDVLEDICIRYPQVELYMKSMHMLDIADLIKGAIGDSHKESMVVDIEEFKKALSHVDSQVKNAPATAQVAAQQGQYLAECFNKMEKCKEDPEGPLRMTGGSGRHFFRPFRYKHFGQFAPLGGEQAAAELPGDWVSMGHSTQWLWYSVYASKQVSWRTRVLVVSDWTRRFIFGRDSSRI
- the LOC8084042 gene encoding oral cancer-overexpressed protein 1 homolog; the protein is MDQQPKIEVDFLDPTLLLDETHYQEGYKNGYNDGLASGKEEGRQVGLKMGFQVGEELGFFQGCLDVWTSAILIDQNAFSARLRKNIEQLAALVSSYPLSDPENEQIQDVMEKIRLKFRAITASLGVKLEYEGHPTSSKQDVEDL